Below is a genomic region from Candidatus Epulonipiscium sp..
TAAATATTTAATCATTATGCTCACCTCTTAAAATAATTCATAAATAATGTTACTGATATAATTTTAAAATATACAAAAATAACAATTGTCAAATCTTGCTATGAAAACCGCAAAGTATTGTAAGGATTTAATAATAAATCTTTTTAATATTATAATACATTTCTTAAAGCCTGTAAAGAAGGGGCTATGAAGTGGGGAAAACACGGTGAATTTATTTTATTAAAAAATAAATATGAAAACTATTTTCAAAATCTAATATTTGCAAACAACAATATCTGATAGAAATAAAGCAATATATGATAAGTATATATTCTAAAAAGATTATAAAATTATAATAAACCCTAATAAATTTCGAGAAAACATTATAAATATGTGCAATTCAAACAAAAAGGAGAGAAGCAACATGCCGGCAAAAAGAAAGAAGCATATAGGACTAAGTATATCTATAACAGGTGCCATACTATTTATTGCCCTGTATTTCATTTACCAGAATATTGGAAGTGGAATGAAAGAGGATAATCTAAAAAATACTTATACTTTAGCAGCAGAGGCAAAAGAAGATATAGGAAGAAACAATACCTATGGTGTTTATCTTAAAAAATTTGATACGGCAAAATCTCCCAAGGATGAAATAGAAATAAACCTCTTTGAGTATACGGATTCTAAAGAGGTAGAAATAAAGGAAAATTTCTCTGGGGAGGAGAAGGTGCTCCTGTCAAAGGAAGAAGGCTTTGTAGAATGGAATGTGGAGGTAAAGGAAGCCGGCCTATACAGCATTTATATCGAATATTTCCCCGTAAAATCTAAGGGAATAGATATAGAAAGGATTGTATACATCAATGGAGAAGTTCCTTTCCTTGGGGCCGATACCATAACCCTTAGCCGAGTTTGGACAGATAAAGGAGAAGCAAAGGTAGACAATAGAGGTAATGAAATAAAACCCAGTCAAATTGAAGCCCCCAGATGGGAAGCAGATTATTTCAAAGATTACATGGGGTATTATGTAGAACCTTATCAATTTTATTTTAATAAAGGTATGAACTCCATTAAATTAGAAGTTGCCAGTGAACCCATGGCCATAAGAAAAATAGTATTAAAAAATACTGGTGAATTAAAATCTTATAAGGATTACATTGCCTCTTTTAACGTAGATAGCTATAAAAACTCAGACAAAGACTATATGTATAAGGTGCAAGGGGAGGATGCTACATTCCGTTCAGCCCCCACCTTATATGCGATTTACGATAGGTCCTCATCTAATACGGAGCCCTATAGTGCAGCCAAAATAAAGCTTAATATGGCTGGTGGGGAGCAATGGAAGGTGCCTGGTCAGTGGATGGAATGGGAAATTGAAGTTCCTGAAGATGGGATGTATGCTCTATCCATTAAGGGAAGGCAGAATTATAATAGAGGATTTGTATCCAATAGAAAAGTTTTAATAGATGGAAAAGTGCCCTTTAAAGAAATATCTACAGTTCCTTTTAAGTACAGCAATGAATGGAACTTAGTTACCTTAGGAGAAGAAGAACCTTATTCCTTCCCCTTAACTAAGGGAAAACATATTGTGCGGATGGAAATCACCTTAGGAGAACTGGGGGAATATCTCAATACACTGGAAGAGAGTGTCTTTAGACTTAATGAAATGTATCGAAAAATATTAATATTAACAGGAACCCAGCCCGACAGATACAGGGATTATCAAATCGAAAAAGTATATCCAGAAATTATAAGTGCCATGGAAAGGGAAAGTGAGATTTTACTTGATCTGGTCGAGCAATTGGTATCCTATTCGGGACAAAAAGGTTCCCAAGTGGCAGCTGCCCAAACCGTTGCAAATCAACTAATTAAATTTGCAGATAAACCGGAAAAAATACCTCCTGCAATGGAAAATTTCAAAACCAATATAGGTTCCCTAGGAACATCTATATTAACCATGACAGAGTCACCCCTTGATATCGACTACCTAATCGTTAGTGCCATAGATGCAGAGATACCTGTGGTAAAGGAAAACTTTATAGATAAGGTGGTACACGAAACCCGTTCGTTTTTTGCTTCTTTCTTTGAAGATTATGATTCTATAGGTAATGTTTATGAAGATGAAGAAAACACCGTGGAGGTGTGGGTATTATCCGGTCGTGATCAATCCCAAATCATTAAAAATATGATAGACGATACATTTACTCCTGAAACTGGTATTGGAGTAAATGTGAAACTAATCAGCCAAGAGGTATTATTGCCTTCAGTTGTTGCCGGAACAGGACCGGACGTTGCCATAAATGTCCCACAGACAGAACCTGTAAATTTTGCATTAAGAAATGCAGCAGAAGATTTGTCAAAATATGAAGGATTTGATGAAATATCCAAAAACTTTTACGATAGTGCCCTTCTACCATATCGCTACAACGGTGGTATTTACGCCATACCAGAAACTCAAAACTATCAGGTTATGTTTTATCGTAAGGATATCATGGAAGAACTAGGACTTGAAATACCCCAGACTTGGGAAGAAGTTATTAAAATTCTTCCTACAATACAAAAAAATAATATGAATTTTGGTATTCCTACTACGGAAAAAAGGGTAGGTAATGCCAATACAGTGGATATATCAGCATTTTTAGTTCAATTGTATCAAAGAAGGGGAACTCTCTATTCTGAGGATGCTTCCAAATCGATAATAGATGCAGAAGTTGGAGTTGAAGCATTTGAATTTTGGACGAAACTATTTACCCATTATAAGCTTCCACTTACTTATGACTTTGTAAACCGTTTTAGAACCGGGGAAATGCCCCTTGGAATTGCAGATTACAATACATTCAACACCCTTTCGGTATTTGCCCCTGAAATCAGAGGATTATGGAGTTTTAGTCCTTTACCAGGAGTTACAGATGAAAATGGAAGGATTAATCGGGCTTCATCCAGCTGGGGAGTGAATGCATTGATGTTATCCGATACTAAGAACAAAGATGCTTCTTGGGAATTTTTAAAATGGTGGGCTGATACCGATACACAGGTAAGATTTGGTAGAGAAATGGAAAGTATAATGGGAGCATCTGCTAGATATGCTACGGCAAATACCAAAGCCTTTGAACAATTGGCTTGGAGCAATGCCAATAATAAAACCTTAAAAGAGCAGTGGGAATGGGTTGAATGTGCCCCTGAAGTGCCGGGGGGTTACTATACATCAAGACATATCGTAAACGCATATAGAAAAGTTGTTTACAATAACGAAGATCCAAGAGAAACCCTATTAGACTACACAAGAACGATTAATGATGAGCTGGAAAAAAAGAGAAAAGAATTCGGTCTTACAACAGGGGATTAAGAATAACAGCCTTATGGTATATGCCTGATGGGGAAAGGAAGATTGGATGAATACAGAATTTGAAAGGAATAAAAGTTTTGTGGGTCTAAAAATAGAAGAGTGGAAACAAAAAAAGAAAAAAGATTTGGGTATCATTTGGAAAAAGATGAAGCTGTCAAAAACATACTATTTATTTTTGGCCCCCTATGCCATATTGTTTAGCATATTCTACATTTTACCAGTTATCGTATCCATATTTTTTAGCTTCACCTATTACAACGTACTAGAGCCCCCTAGATTTATCGGCTTACAAAATTATATTAATCTTATTTTGGCAGATGATGTGTTCCTAATAGCAGTCAAAAACACATTTTTGCTGGCCGCTATTACGGGGCCTATCGGATACCTGGCTTCATTTATATTTGCATGGTTTATCAATGAACTGCCAAGATACATTCGATCCTTTGCAGTACTAATATTCTATGCCCCAACCATTTCCGGGCAGGTATATCTTATCTGGGCAATCATGTTCAGTGGAGATGCCTATGGATATGTCAATGCATTCTTAATGAGGCTAGGAATTGTCCATGAGCCCATACTTTGGCTTACCGACCCTAAGTATATGATGCCTGTTATCATATTGGTCGTTCTATGGATGAGTTTGGGAACAGGGTTTTTATCCTTTGTCGCAGGACTCCAGGGGGTCGATAATGCCCTTTTTGAAGCCGGCTATGTGGATGGCATTCGAAATAGATGGCAGGAACTTTGGTACATTACATTGCCAAGTATGAGACCTCAGCTTTTATTCGGAGCAGTTATGGCAATTACCCAATCCTTTGGGGTAGCAGATGTAACCATGGCCCTAGCTGGATTTCCCAGTACGGATTATGCCGCTAGAACAGTGGTAACCCACCTAATAGATTATGGTTCTATTAGATTTGAGATGGGATATGCATCAGCAATAGCAACGGTATTGTTCTTATCAATGATATTCACAAATAAAGTGGTTCACTCACTTATTAAAAAAGTCGGAACCTGATGTAAGGGAGATAGGATTCATTATGAAGATATTTAAAAAAAGAAAACCAAATAGATCCCGAGGTGGAGACTTTAGCATATACACCATGCTAATACTCTTTGGTATATTTATGGCTCTCCCCTTGGTTTACGCTATCAATAATGCATTTAAACCTTTAGATGAAATCTTTCTTTTCCCCCCTAGGTTTTTTGTTAAAAATCCTTCCCTAGATAATTTTCAAGATTTATTTGTAATCATGGGTAAATCATGGGTTCCTTTTTCAAGATACATTTTCAACACCATGTTTATTACGGCAGTGGGTACTGCAGGTCATTTGATTTTTGCTTCGATGGGAGCATATGTACTAGCCAAATATGAATTTCCAGGAAGTAAAGTGTTTTTTAATATTGTCGTTACAGCCCTTATGTTTTCAGGGTATGTTACATCCATACCCAATTATCTTATTATGACAAAATTGGGATGGGTAGATACTTATCTTTCCGTAATTATTCCTGCATTTGCTTCACCTATGGGATTATTTTTAATGAAGCAATTTATGGAAGGGATACCGGATTCCCTTATAGAGGCTGCTAAAATTGATGGGGCAAAAGAAGGAAGAATATTTTTTAATATTGTTATGCCTATGGTAAAACCTGCATGGTTGACTTTGATTATTTTTTCAATCCAGAACTTATGGAACAATAAAGCATCAAATTTTATCTATTCAGAAGAACTTAAAACATTGCCCTATGCCTTACAACAGATTATCAACGGTGGGGTAGCAAGGGCTGGAGTAGGGGCTGCAGTATCTTTATTTATGATGATTGTGCCCATTGCAGTGTTTATCCTAACACAAAGTAATATCATAGAAACCATGGCTACTTCTGGGATAAAGGATTGAGGTGAATGCAAAAATGAAGAGAAAAAACATATGGACTCTGTTCTTTATACTGGTAATTACTTTTATTTTTCCAGCGTCGGCATCTGCTGCCAAGAACTTTTATACCTATACCTATGATTATTGGGGGGATGAAAGGGAATCCCCGGATGCATATGTACCAGGAATTGTGCTAATGGGGCAGGACTTAGGTACCATAAATCTTAGAGAGCCCCAAGGAATGTTCGTCAAGGAAAATAAGGTTTATATAGCGGACTCCGGTAATAACAGAATCATAATAGCCGAAAAAACTAATCAAGGTTTTCAGCTGTACGGGATTATTGAATCCTTTGTATTAGAAGGGGAAAAAAGCACCTTATCCTATCCCCAAGATGTATTTGTAAAGGAAAATGGAGATATTTATATTTGTGATACCAATAATCAAAGGGTTTTACATTTGGACAAAAACTTAAACTTTATTAAGCAGATTGCAAAGCCTAAAGATGAAACCATAGAAGGAACATCGGAGTTTTTGGTACAAAAATTAGTAGTCGATGATGCAAATAGAGTTTATGTGCTGGTGAAGAATGTGAACAAAGGATTGATGGAATTTGATTCGGAAGGCACCTTTACAGGATATATAGGAGCAAACAAAGTAATCGCAAATATTACAGACTATATTTGGAAGAGTATTTCAACAAAGGCTCAAAGGGCACAAATGGAGCTGTTTGTTCCGACAGAATATAATAATGTAGCCTTAGATAAAGAAGGTTTTATTTATACCACAACTAGTACCCTTGATAATAAGGATATCTATACTGGGACAGCAACTCCTATCAGAAAGCTTAACTCCATGGGGACGGATATTTTGATTAGAAATGGTTTTCATCCCCCTATAGGGGATATCTACTGGGGAAAAGCAGGAGGAATTAATGGGCCATCAAGACTTATAGATATTGTTCCCTTGGAAAACGATTCTTATAGTGCCATAGATAGGGTAAGAGGTAGGATTTTTACCTATGATTCCCAAGGAAACCTTTTGTATGCCTTTGGAGGTTTGGGAAATAAAACAGGATATTTTCAATATCCTTCTGCCATAGAAGCCATGGGAGATTCCTTATTAGTTCTAGACTATAGATCGGGTACTATACAAGAATTACTCATTACTGAGTATGGAAAGTTAATCAATCAAGGTTTAGCACTATATCAAAAAGGAAGATATGAGGAATCGGCAGAAAAGTGGGAAGAAGTGCTAAAACTAAACGGCAATTATGATTTAGCATATGTGGGAATCGGCCGTTCCCTGCTACGCCAAGGGGAATATAAAAAGGCGATGGAATACTTTAAGCTGAAAATGGATTTTAAAAATTATTCGAAGGCCTATAAGTTTTATCGTAAGCAATGGATAGAAGAAAATATCGCCTGGATTATCTTAGGGTTAGTTTTATTATATATACTCCCTAAAATCAAAAGATTAATCGTGAAAATCATTATGCTAAGGAAAACGGAGGTAGAGCGATGAGAGCAATGATGGAAAAGACAGAATCTCTAAACCAAAGCAAACTCCAAAACTTATTAAAATCCTTAAAGTTTTCCTTACATGTTATAGTTAGACCTTTTGATGGGTTTTGGGACTTGATCCACGAAAAAAGAGGTTCAATAGGGGCAGCCAATATTATTTTTATAATGGTACTGATTACAAATGTCTTAAAAATGCAGTTTACCAGTTTTCTTTTTTATAGGATTCAACTGGAATATGTGAATATGTTTAAGGTGCTTTTGGGGATTATTGTCCCCTTTGGGATTTGGTGTGTTTCCAACTGGAGTTTAACTACCTTAATGGATGGAAAGGGTAGTTTAAAAGATATATATATGGCAACCGCTTACGCCTTTACCCCTTATGTTTTGATCAACCTTCCCATGACTGTGATAAGCAACCTAATCACCCTTGAAGAAGGGGCATTTTATCAGTACTTTATAGCATTTGCAATGTTATGGTGTATATTCCTTATCCTATGTGCCATGATGATGATCCATGATTATTCCATGGGAAAAGCCATATTTTCAAGCTTACTTACAATCGTTGGGATGGGAGTTATCATATTCTTAACATTACTCTTCTTTAGTCTGATAAGTGATGGAATCGGGTACCTTATCTCCTTGTATAAAGAAATCGTATTTAGGTTTTATTAAAATGGACCTGAAAGGAGGGGACTGGCGACTATGAAATATAAGGTAATTCTATTATTGATGGTACTGTCCATAGGTTTTACCGGATGCCAAAGTAAGGTCAGTAATAGTAATATTTCAGAAATTTATGGCTATGAAGCCACAGATGAAAAGGAAATACTTGTTGAAAACGATAAATTAAAGCTTCATTTTGATACGGAGACAACTCAATTTTATGTAAGAGATAAGGGCACAGGAGCTATCTGGTATTCTAATCCCCAGGATGTAATGGATGACCCCTTAGCAGATAAAAGTATAAAGGATGCTCTTTTGTCAACCTTATCCATAGAATACAGCACAGCAGCTGGTGTAACAACCACCTTAAACAATTATACCTATAGTATAAAAAATAGTTTGTATACCTATGAAAAACTTGATAATGGGATTAAGGTATCTTATTCGATTGGAAATATAGAAAAAACCTATAGCATACCACCGGCAGCACCGGAGAGTCGTTTTAAGGCATTTTACGATTTGATGGAAAGAGGGGAGCAAAAAAAGCTAGACCAATATTATAGAAGAATCGATATTAACTCCCTAAGAGCAACGGACAATAAAACAGAACTCCTTCAAAAATATCCTGATCTAGAGGAGGAAAGAGTTTATGTTCTTAGGGATAATACCCAGGAATATTTAAAAGCAAATATTGAAAAAATGTTTGAAAAAGTTGGCTATACCTATGAGGATTATGAAGAAGATGTCAATAGGTACAATACCTCTTTTAAATCGGAGAAACCTGTATTTAATGTATCCATCATATATGAATTAGATGGTGATAACTTGCTGGTTAGCATACCTATAGAGGAAATCAGCTATAAGAAAGAATATCCTATCACAAAAATCAAACCCCTAGCTTATTTTGGGGCGGGGGGAGATAAGGAGGATGGATTCATCATCGTACCCGATGGCTCAGGAGGACTTATTAATTTTAATAACGGTAAGAATACGCAAAGTGCATACATCAATTCCGTCTATGGATGGGATAATTCCTTAAAAAGAACAGCACTTATTGATGAAAACAGAGCAGTATTTCCAGTCTTTGGAATAAGTAAAAACAATGCTTCATTTTTATGTTTGTTAGAAGAAGGCGACGCTTATGCAGATATTGAAGCAGATGTAAGTGGGAGACTTCATACTTATAACTACGCAGCAGCCAGTTATACCTTAATTCATGGGGAAGTCCTAGACATATCTGCTAAATCGGATAAAACAGTTAAGGTTTACCAAGAGAGCCTTCCTAAAGGGGTTATAACCCAGAGGTATCACTTTATAGATTCTCCAAGCTATGTAGATATGGCCATAGGATATAGAGAATATTTGATGGATAGATACCCACAGCTAACAAAACTTGGAAATTCAAAAGTACCCCTTACTGTAGAAATTGTCGGGGCTATCGATAGGGTAAAGCAAAAATTTGGGGTTCCAATAAGTGTATCTGAGCCTCTTACAACATACAAAGAAGCCAAAACCATGACAAAGGAGCTATTAGATGCAGGATTTGACAATATGGATGTCAAATATAACGGTTGGTTTAATAAAGGGGTAGAACATAAAATTCCAAGTAAAATCAAGTTAATATCAGAATTAGGAAGTAAGAAGGATTTTATAGAAATGGTTGAATATATAGAAAGCCAAAATATTGATTTTTACGTTGAAGCGGATTTTTTATCTATGAGACATAACTCTTTATGGGATGATTTCTATACAAATCGTGACTCGGCAAAATTCATAAACCGCGAATTGGTAAAGCTTACTCCTTTTAATCCTATTCATTTTGGAGAATCGAATTATCTAGACAGCTATTATATTGCAAAACCTGATTATTATTTAAGATTAATCGAAAAATTTTCCAATAACTTAAGCAAATTAAAAGTTAATAATATCGCTTTTAATGGTATAGGAACCCACTTGAACTCTGACTATAATCCAAAAGATACAACCCATCGTCAAGAGGTTGTAAAGCTTCAGCAAGATAAGGTGGCACAGATAAGGGAAAAAGGGACTAAAGTAATGATTCGTACTGGCAATTCGTATATGTTACCTTATGTGGATTCCATAGTCGATATGAAATTAGATAGTAAAGGATTTATTATCATTGATGAGGAAATTCCTTTTTACCCAATTGCTCTTCATGGACTTATTCCCTATGCTGGGGAGGCAGTTAATTTAGCAGGAAATTATGAGAAAAACATACTAAAAACCCTAGAAACAGGGGCAGGTTTATATTTTGTTTTTATGGATGAACCCGTAGCCACCCTACAAGAAACCAATTACACCAGATATTTTGCAGCAGATTATTCTAAGTGGGTTGATTCCGGTTCAGAACTTAATTCTAAGATTAAAAAAGACCTAGGCCATACTTACAATCTTTTTATTGTGGATCATAAGAAAGTAGATGAAAAAGTATATTTGACAGAGTACGAAGATGGCACCCAAGTAATCGTCAATTATAATGCAACCCCGTATAACTATAAAGGCAGTGAGATTTCAGGGCTAAACTATAGGGTAGAAAGGGGAATAGACAGATGAAATTTAAAAAAAGAACCTTAGCACAAAAAGATGCTATGGCGGGATATTTATTCATTCTACCATTTATAATCGGTTTTCTAGCCTTTATGGTTTTACCCCTTATAGAGTCATTTAAGATGAGCTTTTCTAATGTGACCTTCCCTACCGGGGGCTTTGAGATGAAATTTATCGGGCTCAAAAACTATATTAAGGTTTTTACAGTGGACCCTGAATACAATAGGCTTTTATCTGAAGAAATTATAAAAATGGTGCTAGATGTCCCTATTACAATAATATTTAGTTTCTTTATTGCATTGATATTAAATCAAAGATTTAAGGGAAGAGGTTTGGTAAGGGCTATCTTCTTCCTACCGGTTATATTGTCCTCTGGGGTGATGGTAGGTTTAGAGTACAATAATACCTTATTGCAGGGCATGAAAGAAGTTATAGAAAAATCTTCTAATATCAATAGTATCACATCCACCTTAGAGGAAATATTACTATCTGGAAGTAGCATGGGTACTGGATTTATGAAATATATCTTTGATGCCGTAAATCATGTTTATGATATTGCCATAGCTTCTGGGATACAAATTATTATTTTTTTATCAGGGCTTCAAACAATATCTAACAGTTTGTTTGAAGTGGCAAAAATAGAAGGGGCCACTGCCTGGGAAACATTTTGGAAGGTTACCGTGCCCATGATTAGTTCACTTATATTAGTTAATGTGATTTATACCATCATCGATTTCTTTATCCGATCTGATAATAAGGTTATGGAAAAAATCAGCGATACAATGATTGCAAAATTAGATTATGGTTTTAGCTCGGCCATGGCGTGGATATATTTTATAGTAGTAATGATAATCATCGCTATTGTGTCAGCTATAATCTCAAAGAGGGTATATTACTATGAATAAACTAAAAATAAAAATTAAAACTTTCATAGAAAAAAATAAAAAATCCAATGGATATCATCTAAAAAAGACTATGGGCAGTGGTATATATAGGTTTCTAAGAGCCATTTTGCTATTTGGCTTATGCTTTCTTATCATACAGCCTTTGTTAAATAAAATATCCGTAAGTTTTATGGCAGAAAAGGATTTATACGATGCAACGGTTATCAGCATTCCGCGGAATTTTACCCTTGATAACTATAAATTAACCAGCAGTCTAATCAACTATCCAAAGGCTTTATTTACTTCTGCTTGGGTAGCATTTATTGTAAGTTTACTTCAGATTGCATCCTGCACCCTAGTTGGATATGGATTTGCCAGATTTAAATTCCCCTTTAAGAACTTCTGGTTTGCCTGTGTTATTTTAGTAATAGTTATTCCCCCGCAGACCATCATGACATCACTATATTTGCATTTTAAGTTTTTCGATATTTTTGGGCTTTTTAAACTATTTACAGGAAACTCAATAAATCTCATTAACACAATGTTTCCGTACCTTATGATGGTCTTAGGCTGCATGGGATTAAAAAGCGGACTATATATATTTATGATTCGTCAATTCTTTAGGGGAGTTCCAAAGGATATAGAGGAAGCCGCTTATATCGACGGCTGTGGAAAATTCAAAACCTTCTATGCCATCATGCTTCCAGATGCTAAACCTATTATTACTTCATGTTTCTTATTTGCATATGTATGGCAGTGGACAGATTCTTTCTACTCGAATATGTTCCTGAGACATTTAACTCTTTTACCCGGAGGATTGCGTTCTATTTCAGAAAGATTAAGTGACTGGGTGGTATCGACCATGGGAACCGGGTATCTTCCTTCCATAGGATACACCCAAGCCATGATATCTACAGGGATTTTGATGACGATAGTGCCTTTATTTATCATATATCTCATTGCACAAAAAGGTTTTGTAGAAAGCATTAGTCAATCAGGAATCAAAATGTAAGTCTATCTCGTATAAAAATGGGGATTCTCATTTTTAGAATAAATATCAATTTAAAGGAGGAAATAAAATGAAAGTATTAAAAAAAGCAGCAGCATTGTTATTGACTTTATCAGTAATAGTAACAGCAGCAGGTTGCGGACAAAAGCCAGATGAAAATCCAACCGAGCCTACAACAAAAGTAGAGGATGAAATACCTAATGAAAAACAAGAAGCTGAGGAAGATGTAAGAGATTTGGGTGGAAGAGAAATTATAATTGGTAACTGGTGGGAACCAGAAAACCCCGCAGAACCTCAAAACCAATATGAAGAAGACCAGTTGGCATACCGTGAGGAAATCCAAAAGAAATATAATTTTAAAATCAAAACAGTAAACATCGGTGGTTGGGGAGAAATCCAAGAATTGTTTATGACATCAGTTATGGCTGGAGACCCAGCGGCAGATGTATTTGTTCTTGATACAAGTTTTGTGGCACAACCACTTGCAGCAGGTTTATTTTATCCTGTTAGTGATTTAGGGGAATTTGATTTTACAAACGACAAATGGAATAAACAAGTTGTTGACTCCATGACTTACAATGGTAAAGTTTATGGATTCAGCCCATCAAAGCGTCTTGAGCCAAGAACAGGGGTATTCTTTAATAAGAGATTATTTGAGGAAGCCGGTTTAAGCCCAGAATTGCCATATGAACTACAAAAAAATGGTGAATGGACTTGGGATAAATTTAAAGAACTTTCTAAAACCTTAACAAGGGATAAAGATAACGATGGGGTTATGGATACCTATGCACTAGCAAGTTTCTCCAAGGATTTCTTTACTGCAGTAGCATTTGCTAACGATGCAAAATATATTGGAAAAGATGACAGCGGGCTATTTTACAATGCAACAGGAGAGCCAAATTTCTTAGAAGCTATGCAATGGGCAAGAAGTCTATACGATGAAGGTTATACAATGCCTCAACCTGAAGACAGCGAATGGAACTGGTTTGAAGCTGCATTCCATGATGGTCAAGTGGCAATGCGTGTAGCAGAAGAATATGTAAAGGGTAGCTTAGGAGATATGGAAGATGATTGGGGCTTTGTTTTATTCCCAGCAGGACCAAAAGGAAAGATGACAACTGTATTTAGAGAAAATATCCTTGTTATTCCTTCTTCTGCAAAAAATCCTGAAGAAATAGCATTTGCATTCAATCTTTGGAATGAACCTATTCCTGGATACGATGATAGCGAAGACTGGAAAAACAGCTTCTACCCTGCATATAGAGATGAAAGAGCAGTTGATGAAACCCTTAGTATGATGCACGATGGATATGGAATCCTAAGATTAGACCCTTATGTATACGGATTAGAAACTGGAGATATCTGTTATGGTCTTGATGCAGGAACTAAGACTCCAGCAGAAGCTATCGAAGGAGTTAAACAAACTTGGCAGGCATTAATCGATGATGCCAATGGTACTTTTAAATAAGATAAAAATTAATGGGTTATAGGTAGTAGTCAAGACTGCCTTAAGATACAATATTTGTCTTTAATGTGTTTTAAGGTAGTCTTTTTTTTGAACAAGAAAAGGAGTCCAT
It encodes:
- a CDS encoding carbohydrate ABC transporter permease, with the translated sequence MNKLKIKIKTFIEKNKKSNGYHLKKTMGSGIYRFLRAILLFGLCFLIIQPLLNKISVSFMAEKDLYDATVISIPRNFTLDNYKLTSSLINYPKALFTSAWVAFIVSLLQIASCTLVGYGFARFKFPFKNFWFACVILVIVIPPQTIMTSLYLHFKFFDIFGLFKLFTGNSINLINTMFPYLMMVLGCMGLKSGLYIFMIRQFFRGVPKDIEEAAYIDGCGKFKTFYAIMLPDAKPIITSCFLFAYVWQWTDSFYSNMFLRHLTLLPGGLRSISERLSDWVVSTMGTGYLPSIGYTQAMISTGILMTIVPLFIIYLIAQKGFVESISQSGIKM
- a CDS encoding extracellular solute-binding protein; this encodes MKVLKKAAALLLTLSVIVTAAGCGQKPDENPTEPTTKVEDEIPNEKQEAEEDVRDLGGREIIIGNWWEPENPAEPQNQYEEDQLAYREEIQKKYNFKIKTVNIGGWGEIQELFMTSVMAGDPAADVFVLDTSFVAQPLAAGLFYPVSDLGEFDFTNDKWNKQVVDSMTYNGKVYGFSPSKRLEPRTGVFFNKRLFEEAGLSPELPYELQKNGEWTWDKFKELSKTLTRDKDNDGVMDTYALASFSKDFFTAVAFANDAKYIGKDDSGLFYNATGEPNFLEAMQWARSLYDEGYTMPQPEDSEWNWFEAAFHDGQVAMRVAEEYVKGSLGDMEDDWGFVLFPAGPKGKMTTVFRENILVIPSSAKNPEEIAFAFNLWNEPIPGYDDSEDWKNSFYPAYRDERAVDETLSMMHDGYGILRLDPYVYGLETGDICYGLDAGTKTPAEAIEGVKQTWQALIDDANGTFK
- a CDS encoding sugar ABC transporter permease, producing MKFKKRTLAQKDAMAGYLFILPFIIGFLAFMVLPLIESFKMSFSNVTFPTGGFEMKFIGLKNYIKVFTVDPEYNRLLSEEIIKMVLDVPITIIFSFFIALILNQRFKGRGLVRAIFFLPVILSSGVMVGLEYNNTLLQGMKEVIEKSSNINSITSTLEEILLSGSSMGTGFMKYIFDAVNHVYDIAIASGIQIIIFLSGLQTISNSLFEVAKIEGATAWETFWKVTVPMISSLILVNVIYTIIDFFIRSDNKVMEKISDTMIAKLDYGFSSAMAWIYFIVVMIIIAIVSAIISKRVYYYE